Within the Emticicia oligotrophica DSM 17448 genome, the region AACAAAAATCAATGATTATCAGCAACTTATCTTTTTGATATTTTATTGTGTGTAATATTTCTTTGAAGGTTACATTTATGTCTAAAATCACTCACTAAAGATTTGGCCAAATGTTTAGTGCTGCGTCCTTGAACTCGCTCTCTCCACATTCGCCATGATGAAGGTTTCATTTCTCTTCGCATGAGTTCTATTACTTCTTGTTCTTTTAATCCAAATTGTATTTCAATGGCATCAAATGGAGTTCTGTCTTCCCAAGCCATTTCAATAATTCGGTCTTTTTCTTGGTCAGTAAGTGTTTTGTACTTTTGTCTCGAATTCATAAAATAAAGATGAATAATATCATTTTTACAACAATCATCGGTCAAGATTGTTTTATAATATGTATTTTTAAAGAAGATGAGAGGAGTAAAAAAAGAAAACTTACCAAGTAAAGAATGTATTGTGTGTGGCAGACCCTTCACATGGAGAAAGAAATGGGAAAAAGATTGGGAGGAAGTGAAATATTGCAGTGATGCTTGTAGAAAAAATAAAAGTGCTTCAAAGTAATTCTTCGGAGGGGTTCCAAAATATGGCTTTGAAATTTACTACTTGGTCTTTTTCCACTTTCACCCCTTCGCTTTCAAGTAATTCTTGCATTCGATTACCGCCAAAATGATGTTTGCCCGTCAATAAACCAATTCGGTTGACTACTCTATGAGCGGGAACATCAGGCAAACCATGACTTGCATTCATTGCCCAGCCGACCATTCGAGCAGCTCCTAAGCCTAAATATTTGGCAATGGCACCATAACTAGTTACTCGGCCGGCTGGTACAAGTTTGACTATTTCGTAAATGTCAT harbors:
- a CDS encoding TIGR03643 family protein; the protein is MNSRQKYKTLTDQEKDRIIEMAWEDRTPFDAIEIQFGLKEQEVIELMRREMKPSSWRMWRERVQGRSTKHLAKSLVSDFRHKCNLQRNITHNKISKR
- a CDS encoding DUF2256 domain-containing protein; protein product: MRGVKKENLPSKECIVCGRPFTWRKKWEKDWEEVKYCSDACRKNKSASK
- a CDS encoding MGMT family protein — its product is MKKSQENIFDDIYEIVKLVPAGRVTSYGAIAKYLGLGAARMVGWAMNASHGLPDVPAHRVVNRIGLLTGKHHFGGNRMQELLESEGVKVEKDQVVNFKAIFWNPSEELL